A part of Setaria viridis chromosome 8, Setaria_viridis_v4.0, whole genome shotgun sequence genomic DNA contains:
- the LOC117834257 gene encoding F-box/LRR-repeat protein 13 yields the protein MSAAKIARRGSPPATPASGGDDHVGALPDALLHHILSFLPAQQVVRTCVLARRWLDLWKSSSGLRVVGADGKEPVRFEDVRVFVDNLLLLRGCSPLETLELTFSGGSIDMLRVRLWIRHAVLCKVRVLLLKISGAPTWFQQGEPALVSEHLTRLVLRGIVFNDDDFLDFSRCPSLQDLNLMICSFENTRRISSKSLKHLVIMGASFSSRTRIDAPNLECLQLQVHWGRIPVLEKMPSLVLAIVNVDSSCLDTCSRANYGDCGDESCRGCIQDGSSSVLLQGLSETQALVLTATIRMYVIRRDLKRCPTFRQLKTLVLNEYWYTIF from the exons ATGTCTGCAGCGAAGATAGCCCGCAGGGGATCGCCACCGGCAactccggcgagcggcggcgacgaccacgTTGGCGCCCTCCCGGACGCGCTCCTGCATCacatcctctccttcctccccgcGCAGCAGGTCGTGCGGACTTGCGTGCTCGCCCGGCGCTGGCTCGACCTGTGGAAGTCGTCCTCAGGCCTGCGCGTTGTCGGCGCCGACGGGAAGGAGCCGGTGCGCTTCGAGGATGTCCGGGTGTTCGTGGATAATCTGCTGCTCCTCCGCGGGTGCTCGCCACTCGAGACCCTGGAGCTCACGTTCTCGGGAGGATCCATCGACATGCTCCGTGTGAGGCTCTGGATCCGGCACGCCGTGCTGTGCAAAGTCCGGGTGCTGCTGCTCAAAATCTCTGGGGCCCCTACTTGGTTTCAGCAAGGCGAACCGGCCCTTGTCTCTGAGCATCTCACAAGATTAGTGCTTCGTGGTATAGTGTTCAATGACGACGACTTCCTCGACTTCTCGAGATGTCCCTCGTTGCAAGATCTGAATCTTATGATCTGTAGTTTTGAAAACACCAGAAGGATCTCATCCAAGTCCCTGAAGCATCTAGTCATCATGGGGGCCTCTTTCAGTTCCCGCACTCGCATCGATGCCCCAAATCTGGAGTGCCTACAGCTGCAAGTCCACTGGGGCAGGATCCCCGTGCTTGAGAAAATGCCATCGTTGGTTTTGGCTATTGTTAATGTCGATTCTTCATGTTTGGATACTTGCAGCCGCGCTAACTATGGGGATTGTGGTGATGAGAGCTGCCGTGGTTGCATCCAAGACGGCAGTTCCTCTGTGCTTTTGCAAGGTTTATCAGAAACACAGGCTTTGGTTTTAACAGCAACAATCAGAATG TATGTCATCAGAAGGGACTTGAAAAGGTGCCCTACATTTCGCCAGTTGAAGACTTTGGTACTCAATGAATACTG GTATACAATTTTCTGA